The Pseudoalteromonas aliena SW19 genome includes a region encoding these proteins:
- a CDS encoding S46 family peptidase: MRLKPLVASLAATFALSISGSVVADEGMWQPHQLPELESILKAKGLEISVDSISKLTEFPMNAVISLGGCTASFVSPKGLVVTNHHCIYGSVQYNSTPENNILENGFLAKTPAEDLPAAPGARVYVTETVTNVTDQVIKGTETLSAKARYDALEKNEKALVAQCEADESYRCNVYSFHGGLEFYLIKSLEIKDVRLAYTPAMGVGKYGGDIDNWMWPRHTGDFGFYRAYVGKDGKPAEYNVDNVPYVPDSYLSVSAKGVQEGDFVMVTGYPGRTNRYRIAAEVDNVFNNSYPKARVHNSKYVSLIEENSEDGSKARIAYESTIAGYNNYIKNYGSMIESFKKGTMFERKKQFEQELTNWINSDSTRKEQYGSVLGELSELIAQSQEHSERRRMLGYVHRSQMISTARRLYRLGYEKQKPNSERESGYQERDLPRIKAGLERMTRRYDSKVDKAILLHFLELYAALPKEERFSDVDNVFSVQNGFDKATQSALLDSMYEQSRLDNATVRNSLFEQTFSQLNQSQDPFVQYAKAIFKVMKAEEDKSKALAGKLQAARPELMSAIIAFNKAKNKPVYADANSTLRVTYGTVGGYSPQDGLVATPFTSLEGLLAKNTDVDPFNAPEKLQEQIKAKLFGDYTGGMNTVPVNFLSNVDTTGGNSGSPTLNGKAELVGLLFDGVYESIIGDWDYNPELNRSIHVDSRYMLWVMDKVDNAQNLLDEMKIVK, encoded by the coding sequence ATGCGTTTAAAACCCCTAGTAGCTTCGTTAGCAGCTACATTTGCACTTTCCATCTCGGGCAGTGTGGTTGCCGATGAAGGGATGTGGCAGCCACATCAGCTTCCAGAATTAGAATCAATTTTAAAAGCCAAAGGGTTGGAGATAAGTGTTGATTCAATTTCTAAATTAACCGAATTTCCAATGAATGCAGTTATTAGTTTAGGTGGTTGTACGGCATCGTTTGTATCGCCAAAAGGATTAGTGGTGACAAATCATCACTGTATTTATGGCTCAGTTCAGTACAATTCAACGCCTGAAAATAATATTCTAGAAAACGGCTTTTTAGCCAAAACGCCAGCTGAAGATTTACCAGCTGCACCAGGTGCTCGCGTATACGTGACTGAAACCGTGACCAATGTCACCGACCAAGTCATTAAAGGCACTGAAACATTAAGCGCAAAAGCACGCTACGACGCACTAGAAAAAAACGAAAAAGCCTTAGTAGCCCAGTGTGAAGCTGATGAAAGCTACCGTTGTAATGTGTATTCTTTTCATGGTGGTTTGGAGTTTTACTTAATTAAGTCACTTGAAATTAAAGATGTACGCTTAGCATATACACCCGCTATGGGCGTAGGTAAGTACGGTGGCGATATAGATAACTGGATGTGGCCGCGCCACACTGGCGATTTTGGTTTTTACCGTGCATACGTAGGCAAAGACGGCAAACCAGCAGAATATAACGTAGATAATGTACCTTACGTACCAGACTCTTACCTAAGTGTAAGTGCTAAAGGCGTACAAGAGGGCGATTTTGTCATGGTTACAGGCTATCCAGGGCGTACCAATCGTTACCGCATAGCCGCAGAAGTTGATAATGTATTTAACAATAGCTACCCAAAAGCACGTGTACATAATTCAAAATACGTGTCGCTTATTGAAGAAAATTCAGAAGACGGCAGTAAAGCGCGTATTGCTTACGAAAGCACCATAGCAGGTTACAACAACTACATTAAAAATTATGGTTCGATGATCGAAAGCTTTAAAAAAGGCACTATGTTTGAGCGTAAAAAACAGTTTGAACAAGAACTAACTAATTGGATCAATAGTGATAGTACACGTAAAGAGCAATACGGAAGTGTACTAGGTGAGCTATCAGAGCTAATTGCGCAATCACAAGAGCACAGTGAACGGAGACGTATGTTAGGTTATGTGCACCGCTCACAGATGATCAGCACAGCACGACGTTTGTACCGCTTAGGTTATGAAAAGCAAAAGCCAAATAGCGAACGTGAATCGGGTTATCAAGAACGTGACTTGCCACGCATTAAAGCAGGCCTTGAGCGTATGACGCGCCGTTATGATAGCAAAGTAGATAAAGCTATTTTACTGCACTTTTTAGAGCTATATGCAGCACTTCCAAAAGAAGAGCGTTTTAGCGACGTTGATAACGTATTTAGCGTACAAAATGGGTTTGATAAAGCAACCCAAAGCGCGTTACTTGATAGCATGTATGAACAGTCGAGACTTGATAATGCCACTGTTCGCAATTCATTATTTGAACAAACATTTAGCCAGCTAAATCAAAGCCAAGACCCATTTGTGCAGTACGCTAAAGCTATATTTAAAGTAATGAAAGCTGAGGAAGATAAATCAAAAGCACTTGCAGGTAAATTACAAGCAGCTCGCCCAGAGCTAATGAGCGCAATTATTGCGTTTAATAAAGCTAAAAACAAACCGGTATACGCCGATGCCAACAGCACACTACGTGTAACCTATGGCACGGTAGGCGGCTACTCACCTCAAGATGGCTTGGTAGCAACGCCGTTTACATCGCTTGAAGGGTTACTTGCTAAAAACACTGATGTTGACCCATTTAATGCGCCTGAAAAGTTACAAGAGCAAATTAAAGCAAAACTATTTGGTGATTACACGGGTGGCATGAACACAGTGCCCGTTAACTTTTTATCAAATGTAGACACTACCGGTGGTAACTCAGGTTCACCTACACTTAACGGCAAAGCAGAACTTGTAGGCTTACTGTTTGATGGTGTGTACGAAAGTATTATTGGTGATTGGGATTACAACCCTGAGCTTAATCGCTCAATCCACGTTGATTCACGTTACATGCTGTGGGTAATGGATAAAGTAGATAATGCACAAAACTTATTAGACGAAATGAAAATAGTAAAATAA
- a CDS encoding response regulator, whose amino-acid sequence MKILIVDDSQATLAIVRRGLEKFGYRKLLIEKANNAKSALTLIGSWHPDIVLTDWHMPEMSGVMLLRAIKQRQLNIIVAMLTTVDEKSKIEEAISFGASFVLSKPFTDEQLHDKLLPLVQLVENNEIIPDEIELNSDLALPKLSQLERLFHKHISQSLIVNTIQPQVFDESKVPCVMAVYEDPKSQKVRAIAILDIYAACVMAGGYNTLSTGDISSLIISGAVSNAALSACKKALSETAFAFLDKRTRVSLQIKTVKVITAPFHKLTLLYKTPAEKRIDFSCQLEGMAQGKIMLVGI is encoded by the coding sequence GTGAAAATACTTATCGTTGATGATAGTCAAGCAACACTCGCAATAGTACGCCGGGGGTTGGAAAAATTTGGCTATCGAAAGTTATTAATAGAGAAAGCCAACAATGCTAAATCTGCGTTGACACTTATTGGCAGCTGGCATCCGGATATTGTTCTCACAGATTGGCATATGCCTGAAATGTCAGGAGTAATGTTATTGCGTGCTATTAAGCAACGACAACTTAATATAATAGTCGCGATGCTCACCACTGTTGATGAAAAGTCTAAAATTGAAGAAGCTATTAGCTTTGGCGCATCTTTTGTTCTATCAAAACCTTTTACCGACGAACAACTTCACGATAAATTATTACCTCTGGTGCAACTTGTAGAAAATAACGAAATAATTCCTGATGAAATTGAATTAAACAGTGATTTAGCATTACCAAAACTGTCGCAATTAGAACGTTTGTTTCATAAACATATAAGTCAGTCTTTAATCGTAAACACAATACAACCGCAGGTATTCGATGAGTCTAAAGTCCCCTGTGTCATGGCTGTTTATGAGGATCCAAAAAGTCAAAAAGTACGTGCCATTGCCATACTTGATATTTATGCAGCCTGTGTAATGGCTGGCGGATATAATACCTTGTCTACTGGCGATATCAGTAGCTTAATAATATCGGGCGCAGTATCGAATGCGGCATTATCTGCATGTAAAAAGGCACTTAGCGAAACTGCTTTTGCCTTTTTAGACAAACGAACGCGAGTTAGTTTACAAATTAAAACCGTCAAAGTTATTACAGCGCCTTTTCACAAACTCACTTTGCTATATAAAACTCCTGCAGAAAAGCGAATTGATTTTAGTTGTCAGCTTGAGGGGATGGCACAAGGTAAAATCATGTTGGTTGGTATTTAA
- a CDS encoding chromosome partitioning protein ParA gives MPYVVFPPEVYQYIAINFGLLILAAWFYILLLILREFRSFALSMVKSTGGMDDATLAMCRESVDNAMSYVNDNRKTIAELVNLQILLQQQLTEVTSSTKDHVTEKEQQLIDELNNKLKRSHNLIRKLKGDLDKSVEKLKVTRQKLYAQYDAVTVLQEEKEQLQADYKALKKASENSDKTLNVDVSSTQDQTKLLNTLNEYKRQIAEQDQLLQQLQLQTDGPESSEELDTLKQELEKTRYALKHLTKEKKFIEGRYLEMMKNTQKPS, from the coding sequence ATGCCATACGTCGTATTTCCTCCTGAGGTTTATCAATATATTGCTATAAATTTTGGGCTACTTATTTTAGCTGCTTGGTTTTATATTCTTTTATTGATACTCAGAGAGTTTAGGTCGTTTGCGCTTAGCATGGTTAAAAGTACAGGGGGGATGGATGATGCTACGTTAGCTATGTGTAGGGAATCTGTTGATAATGCAATGAGCTATGTTAACGATAATCGAAAGACAATTGCTGAGTTAGTTAATTTACAAATACTGTTACAGCAGCAATTAACTGAGGTTACTTCATCAACCAAAGATCATGTTACTGAAAAAGAACAACAGCTAATCGATGAGCTTAATAATAAATTAAAACGCTCGCATAACTTAATACGCAAACTTAAAGGGGATCTCGACAAAAGTGTCGAAAAATTAAAAGTAACTCGTCAAAAGCTCTATGCACAATATGATGCAGTGACTGTGCTTCAAGAAGAAAAAGAGCAGTTACAAGCAGATTATAAAGCGCTTAAAAAAGCGAGTGAAAATAGTGATAAAACACTAAACGTAGATGTATCTTCAACGCAAGATCAAACTAAGCTACTTAACACTTTAAACGAATATAAAAGACAAATTGCAGAGCAAGATCAGCTACTACAGCAATTGCAGTTACAAACTGACGGGCCTGAAAGTAGTGAGGAATTAGACACTCTTAAGCAAGAGCTAGAAAAAACGCGGTATGCACTCAAGCACCTTACAAAAGAAAAAAAATTTATTGAAGGGCGATATTTAGAAATGATGAAAAATACACAAAAACCAAGTTAG
- a CDS encoding O-acetylhomoserine aminocarboxypropyltransferase/cysteine synthase family protein yields MKLESLALHHGYESEATTKSAAVPIYHTSSYTFDNTQHGADLFDLKVAGNIYTRIMNPTNAVLEQRIAAMEGGIGGLAVASGMAAITYAIQCLCEVGTNIVSTSQVYGGTYNLFAHTLPRQGIEARMIKADDFTAFDNAIDDNTRAVFCESIGNPAGNIVDIERLARIAHSKGVPLIVDNTVATPYLCRPFELGADIVVHSLTKYINGHGTAIGGMIVDSGKFDWKTNATRFAMMNEPDPSYHNVVYTEAFAEAAFIGRCRVVPLRNTGAALAPKNASDILIGLETLGLRMDRHCENAQHLAEYLENHPKVLWVNYAGLKSSPYNEMSQKITSGKASGILSFGIAGGLEAGTRFIDALNMILRLVNIGDAKSLACHPASTTHRQLNDEELANAGVSRDLIRLSVGIENIADIIADVSQALDKA; encoded by the coding sequence ATGAAATTAGAGTCACTAGCACTTCACCACGGTTACGAATCTGAGGCTACGACTAAATCGGCAGCCGTGCCTATCTATCACACTTCTTCTTATACATTTGATAACACGCAGCATGGCGCTGATTTATTCGATTTAAAAGTAGCTGGTAATATCTACACCCGCATAATGAACCCGACCAATGCCGTTCTTGAACAACGTATTGCCGCAATGGAAGGGGGCATAGGTGGGTTAGCTGTTGCCTCTGGGATGGCTGCTATTACCTATGCTATTCAATGTTTGTGTGAAGTAGGTACTAATATTGTGAGCACCAGCCAAGTATATGGTGGCACGTATAACCTATTTGCGCATACTTTACCTAGGCAAGGTATTGAAGCACGCATGATTAAAGCTGATGACTTTACCGCGTTCGATAATGCGATTGACGACAACACCCGCGCTGTTTTTTGTGAATCTATTGGTAATCCTGCAGGTAATATTGTTGATATTGAGCGTTTAGCACGTATTGCACACAGCAAAGGTGTGCCGCTTATAGTTGATAATACCGTGGCTACGCCGTATTTATGTCGCCCATTTGAGCTAGGCGCCGATATAGTGGTTCACTCACTTACAAAGTATATAAACGGGCACGGTACAGCCATTGGCGGCATGATTGTCGACTCAGGTAAATTTGATTGGAAAACGAATGCTACGCGTTTTGCAATGATGAATGAGCCCGACCCGTCGTATCACAACGTGGTGTATACCGAAGCTTTTGCTGAAGCGGCGTTTATTGGTCGCTGTAGAGTTGTGCCACTTAGAAATACCGGTGCAGCGCTTGCGCCTAAAAACGCATCTGACATTTTAATTGGCCTTGAAACTTTAGGCTTGAGAATGGATCGCCACTGCGAAAATGCACAGCATCTGGCTGAGTATTTAGAAAATCATCCAAAAGTGCTTTGGGTTAATTACGCAGGGCTTAAATCAAGCCCGTATAACGAAATGAGTCAAAAAATTACCAGTGGTAAAGCATCGGGTATTTTAAGCTTTGGTATTGCTGGTGGACTAGAGGCTGGTACTCGTTTTATTGATGCGCTAAATATGATTTTACGCTTAGTTAATATTGGCGATGCCAAGTCGCTTGCGTGCCATCCTGCATCAACCACACACCGTCAATTAAATGATGAAGAACTTGCTAATGCGGGTGTAAGTCGCGATTTAATTCGTTTGTCGGTTGGTATTGAAAACATTGCAGATATAATTGCCGATGTAAGCCAAGCGCTCGATAAAGCATAA
- a CDS encoding DUF1289 domain-containing protein → MRQLNQNKKRSKFKTDCLGICERRSGYCTGCGRTNQEIFDWIILSENEKKAILETPRADITKA, encoded by the coding sequence ATGCGCCAATTAAATCAAAACAAAAAACGATCTAAATTTAAAACCGATTGCTTAGGAATATGTGAGCGCCGCAGCGGTTACTGCACCGGTTGTGGGCGTACCAACCAAGAAATTTTTGATTGGATTATATTATCTGAAAATGAAAAAAAAGCGATTTTAGAAACACCACGAGCCGATATCACAAAAGCGTAA
- the hisIE gene encoding bifunctional phosphoribosyl-AMP cyclohydrolase/phosphoribosyl-ATP diphosphatase HisIE, with the protein MQVTQQNQAQVDFAKSDMIPAIIQDARSGVILMQGFMNSEALAVTLDTNKVTFYSRSKSRLWTKGESSENYLNVVSVHTDCDHDSILVLANPEGPTCHLGTQSCFGDEAKPSLSFLAQLEDVIVARKNDDPEKSYTASLFAKDLSRSCQKVGEEGVEVALAAMKHDNDELTNESADLIYHLTVLLQRQGLALEDVVKCLQGRHK; encoded by the coding sequence ATGCAAGTAACACAACAAAACCAAGCTCAAGTCGATTTCGCTAAAAGTGACATGATCCCTGCTATTATTCAAGATGCCCGCTCGGGTGTTATTTTAATGCAAGGCTTTATGAACAGCGAAGCACTCGCTGTTACGCTTGATACCAATAAAGTGACGTTTTACTCGCGTTCAAAATCGCGTTTATGGACTAAAGGCGAGTCATCAGAAAACTACTTAAATGTAGTATCTGTTCATACCGATTGCGACCACGATTCAATTTTAGTCCTTGCCAACCCAGAAGGTCCAACGTGCCACTTAGGCACACAAAGCTGTTTTGGTGATGAAGCAAAACCAAGTTTAAGCTTTTTAGCACAGTTAGAAGATGTGATTGTTGCGCGTAAAAACGACGACCCTGAAAAAAGCTACACAGCGTCATTATTTGCAAAAGACTTAAGCCGTAGTTGTCAAAAAGTAGGTGAAGAAGGCGTAGAAGTAGCCCTTGCCGCTATGAAACACGATAACGATGAGCTTACTAATGAGTCTGCTGATTTAATTTATCACCTGACAGTATTACTTCAACGCCAAGGCTTAGCCCTTGAAGATGTAGTTAAATGCTTGCAAGGTCGTCATAAATAG
- the hisF gene encoding imidazole glycerol phosphate synthase subunit HisF, with protein sequence MLSKRIIPCLDVKDGQVVKGVKFKGHEIVGDILTMAKAYSEAGADELVFYEISASVEKRLLDVNWVESIARNIDIPFCVAGGIKSVADAARVLERGADKISINSPAIARPGLIKELHDEFGKQCVVVGIDSFFDETTGEYLVYQLTGDPNASSRTRYKTQEWVKRVQDLGAGEIVLNCMNQDGVRNGYDNEQLSKIRELCDIPLIASGGAGSMQDFVDVFKQSKVDGALAASVFHKNVINIGELKQFLTDNQVAARLCK encoded by the coding sequence ATGTTATCAAAACGCATAATCCCGTGTTTAGACGTTAAAGACGGCCAAGTAGTTAAAGGCGTTAAGTTTAAAGGCCATGAAATTGTTGGCGACATTTTAACAATGGCTAAAGCCTACAGCGAAGCCGGTGCCGATGAACTGGTTTTTTACGAGATCAGTGCAAGCGTTGAAAAACGCCTACTTGATGTAAATTGGGTAGAGAGCATTGCACGTAATATCGATATACCATTTTGTGTAGCCGGCGGTATTAAATCAGTCGCTGATGCAGCGCGAGTACTTGAGCGCGGCGCAGATAAAATAAGTATTAACAGCCCTGCTATTGCGCGCCCTGGACTTATTAAAGAATTACACGATGAGTTTGGTAAGCAATGTGTTGTTGTCGGTATTGACAGCTTTTTTGATGAAACGACCGGTGAATATTTAGTGTATCAATTAACCGGCGATCCTAATGCATCAAGCCGTACGCGCTATAAAACACAAGAATGGGTTAAACGCGTACAAGACTTAGGCGCAGGCGAAATTGTATTAAACTGTATGAACCAAGATGGCGTTCGTAACGGTTACGACAACGAGCAACTAAGTAAAATTCGCGAGCTGTGTGACATTCCTTTAATCGCCTCTGGCGGTGCGGGTAGTATGCAAGATTTTGTTGATGTATTTAAACAAAGCAAAGTAGATGGTGCATTAGCCGCCAGCGTTTTTCATAAAAATGTGATTAACATTGGCGAACTAAAACAATTTTTAACAGATAACCAAGTGGCAGCAAGATTATGCAAGTAA
- a CDS encoding 1-(5-phosphoribosyl)-5-[(5-phosphoribosylamino)methylideneamino] imidazole-4-carboxamide isomerase → MIIPALDVLQNQIVRLYQGKYDTAQFYPFELGARLKEYANSGAGKLHLVDLEGARDPSKKQWQHIQAATKALKVPYQVGGGIRSEQDVSDWLKAGANQVVIGSMAVEKREQVKAWIEQFGAEHFVIALDVNKTATGWAPATHGWLSESEFGLLELVDFYVGLGVIDFLCTDISKDGTMTGPSFALYEDLINHNADIKVQASGGVSSLDDIKKLKELGVGGVILGKSLLDGAFSVEEALACYQNA, encoded by the coding sequence GTGATTATTCCAGCATTAGACGTATTACAAAATCAAATTGTGCGCTTGTATCAAGGTAAATACGATACAGCACAATTTTACCCTTTCGAACTTGGCGCGCGTTTAAAAGAATACGCCAACAGTGGCGCAGGTAAGTTACACCTTGTTGATTTAGAAGGTGCACGCGATCCAAGTAAAAAACAGTGGCAACATATTCAAGCTGCAACCAAAGCACTTAAGGTACCGTACCAAGTAGGCGGCGGTATTCGCTCAGAGCAAGATGTAAGTGATTGGCTAAAAGCCGGTGCAAACCAAGTTGTTATTGGTTCAATGGCAGTAGAAAAACGCGAGCAAGTAAAAGCCTGGATTGAACAATTTGGCGCAGAGCATTTTGTAATTGCTCTTGATGTAAATAAAACAGCCACGGGCTGGGCACCTGCTACGCACGGTTGGTTAAGTGAATCTGAATTTGGTTTACTTGAGCTGGTAGATTTTTATGTGGGCTTAGGTGTTATTGACTTTTTATGCACGGACATCAGTAAGGATGGCACCATGACTGGCCCTTCTTTTGCACTTTATGAAGATTTAATTAATCATAATGCAGATATAAAAGTGCAAGCCTCAGGTGGGGTAAGCTCGTTAGACGACATTAAAAAGCTTAAAGAGCTAGGTGTTGGCGGCGTTATTTTAGGTAAATCATTGCTTGATGGCGCATTTAGCGTTGAGGAGGCACTGGCATGTTATCAAAACGCATAA
- the hisH gene encoding imidazole glycerol phosphate synthase subunit HisH → MIAIINTGCANINSVRFAFERLGQTSTVITSPDQLAGFERAILPGVGHASVAMKRLVDNGWQQAINEYQRPLMGICLGMQLLCESTEEGNVQCLGKIPGQVKVLDVGNLTSPHMGWNNLNVNKEHALTKGLTLDEQVYFVHSFAHTVNDATLVSGEYGQTFSAIVAKDNYAGMQFHPERSAKVGARLLQNFVDWQL, encoded by the coding sequence ATACTGGTTGTGCCAATATAAATTCAGTACGCTTTGCGTTTGAACGCTTAGGCCAAACGTCAACAGTAATTACATCACCAGATCAATTAGCGGGTTTTGAGCGCGCTATATTACCAGGTGTGGGTCATGCATCGGTTGCTATGAAGCGCCTAGTCGATAATGGCTGGCAACAAGCTATAAATGAATACCAGCGCCCACTTATGGGTATTTGTTTAGGTATGCAGTTACTGTGTGAAAGCACCGAAGAAGGTAACGTACAGTGCCTAGGTAAAATACCAGGACAAGTAAAAGTGCTTGATGTAGGCAATTTAACGTCGCCGCATATGGGTTGGAATAACTTAAATGTTAACAAAGAGCATGCATTAACTAAAGGGCTGACGCTCGATGAGCAAGTGTATTTTGTTCACAGCTTTGCGCACACCGTAAACGACGCCACACTCGTGAGCGGCGAATATGGTCAAACCTTTTCAGCCATTGTTGCTAAAGACAATTACGCGGGCATGCAATTTCACCCAGAGCGCAGCGCAAAAGTTGGCGCACGTTTATTACAAAATTTTGTTGATTGGCAGTTGTAA